The Syngnathus scovelli strain Florida chromosome 17, RoL_Ssco_1.2, whole genome shotgun sequence sequence TCCACCATGCCCTGGTAGCCCTGTGGGACGCCACTTTGCTCACATTCAATGCGGTCGCTCACTTTGGGCGATATCGATATTGGATGTGCATTAGAAACACAGAGAGACACACTCTGTGGTGCATTGATAGCGCATCTGAAGCTTGCCTACTCCAATCACATCACCGTCCCGAAAGACCTTTCTTCAAATAATGGTTATTTACGGCCTGAGAGCACGCAAGTTTGATTCCCCTGAAAAAAGACAGATGCAATTTGTACGGCGGGATGTTGCTTGTCTTCATTAGCGATGAAAATCGAGCTTCCTAATCATGTTGTCGTTCTGATTAATCAAATCTCTCCGTTGAGTCATCAGAAACACTACGTAACATTTATTGGGGGGAAAACAAAAGCTGTATGCCCGCCCACCcgccaaagtaaaagcagcaaGAGGggctgagcgagcgagcgagtgcgtGTTTGGACTCTTGCCGAAGAAAAAAAGTGGAGTCAGCGAGGATCAGGACCTTGATCCAATTAGCCGACGCTGAAACCGGGATGGCTCCTCAAAGTTGCCACTCGGAGAGCTCGAGGCAGTGTCACGCTTTGCATATTTGCGCATTTTAGGCACTTGTTTCATATTTTTATATTGTGTTGCTATCTGACCTCATGTATAAAGTAGACTTTGGCTCCCACATAAATTCCCATGCGGACCACCGCCCGGACTGCCGCGTTCATccctgagaaaaaaagaaaattaacttACGTTAGtgtttctttcaaaataaaactaataAGGTATGTGGCCTGAAATCACACGTTGGATGCAAATCCAAAGAACTCAGATTAATATTTACTATTGTGCTGCCTAGAAGCATCTCCACGatacggacaacacaaaaaTGTGGTGTCACGAACACGCGCGCATGCACCATCATGGTTTGAGAGGGCGCGTgtctgtgcgcgtgcgtgcgtccaTTCATTGCCTCGAAAACTTGCTGCTCCTCACGTAGGCGCTGCGTCGCTTTTCCAAAGCGTGCGTCAAGCTATCATGCGCCCCCCACCAGAAACCAACCTCGCTTGCCTTCAGCGTAAAAGCAGAGTCTAGTCTGAGCCAACACAGTTTCTCTTTTTGTGAAAGTCAAATAACGGAAACAAGTGTATTCCATGGTGTTGACATGACGCACTCATCGTCCGCGTTTGTGTGACACGAATTCTTAAcacctaaaaacaaaaaaatcgacattcgttaaaaaaaaataaaaggacatTATTCTGATTTAAAAGATTTTTGTTCGTAAGTGCAAATCGGTTTCTCGTGAACGGACGGATTTTCTTTTTAATCGAAGCAGCACTTGTTGATGTGGACGCGCGCGCgtacgtgtgcgtgcgtgcgcgtttaAACAATGCTATTGCGTAACCTCCCAATAAAACACGATTAAAAACCACACCAAACCTCCCCAGCGAAAACACTTACATTTATTGATAGTAAAATATAGTCCTTTGaattattaataattataaGTGTACTAGggctagggatttttttttcttttttttttttttttttttggtgcagtCTCTAACACACCTACGTTTTCTGGCATTCACTTGCTGCACAGACGGCATAATTCCATTATCGGACGTCACTTCTCCTAATCATCTGGACGCAAACTGCGGCTTTTTCTTCAAATTGATTCAGTGACAACACGAAAAGACCCCGGAGTGTCGGAGTGTTCACCAAGAAAAGCTGTCAATTTAAAACTGTCTGGCTTTGATGCAACGAGATAAGTAATGAGCGCGGCCAAatgagtagttttttttttttttttttttgcctcattttGAAATTATGGCACTTCAAAAAGAGGCAAGAAAATGTTCATAATTAAAGGATGAAGGCGCTCGACCCCCCATCCCCCTCCCAACTTGTCTGCAAATGGAAGCCGGGAGTCGCGGCTCTCACCTTGGGCATCTCCGCCGCTGGTAAGCACCCCGATGGACTTTCCTTGGCCGGACAAGTTCTCGAAGAGCTTGCGGGTGTCTTGTCGCTTGGGGGCCGACATGTCTTGGCTGGTCTCCTTCCTACTCGATGTTCTCTCCCTTCTCGTTTCTTCTCCTCTTGGTAGTGTGCAGCAAGTTGCCGACAGCAGGGATGACAGCGGGGCCCGCTCGGATGGAGCGAGCGAGCAGCCAAGCAAGGAAGCTGGAGCGACTGCAGTGGGTGCCGCCCCCAATTGCAAAGCTTTAAGCAGAGTTACGATGGCTCACCATGCCTTTACGAGGCTAACCCAGCTTCAACTGGAAAAACAATTCACCAGTTATTCAAGTCGACATGCAACATACGCTAGAATAAACACCAGTGCTTTTAAAATTATTGTCAGTCATGTTGATGTTCACGCAAGAGTCGCGAGAAGAAAAAATATCAAAGTGAGACTTCGTGTCACCTTAAGGTCTGCTAAATTGCCGGAGGCTCGGCAAAGATCCGACTATCCAAAGACGTCAGGGCTTTCATTTACCCCAGCCATTGGACGTCAACATTTTGCAAGCGATTCTGATTGCTTGCCTGCACGCGCGGGGGGCGGGAGCTCCGTCTTCTCGGGTGGCCTCCACCACCCCATAAGCTCATGGGTTcgaaataaaaaatgtatatcATAACGTCCACATCCATATCTTGGCTACGTTCAAGTAAACATAAACCCAAGTGTCTTTTTTGGCTTGTTTTTGGTGCACATTCTCCGAATTCCAATCCATAGCATTCAGTAATGGTCCATATTTGACAAATCAGCATTCAGCGGTAATTTCTACCAGAAATACATGTTTAAAGAtgagaatgaataaaaaaaacttttggacTCGTCCTTGTTTACGTCAGCACGGTGTCTCTTGAAAGCGGTGACGTCACTTCCCCCATCATCCTGCCGCAGACCAGGAGACCTCGCCTTTCGCTCTGCATCGTCTGCCGCCGCTTCACAAGCCAGAACCAGAACCGCGACCAGAATCAGCCATGCCAGAGAGCAGCAAAAGTCACGTGATCCTGCTATCGTGCGGCAGCTTCAATCCCATCACCAAGGGACACATCCATATGTTCGGTAAGCCTTTGTGTGGGAGAATGGCACGTTGtgacgtcaaaaaaaaaaaaaaacatcccaggCGGCCGGCTTTTGCCTGTTCGGCCGCGCTCGTCGCTGTCCACCTTCCCGGTGCTGAAAGCGATCCTTCTCGTTGAACGCGTCGTGTTGTCGCCGCGAGCGCTCAGGCCAGTAACTAGCGACGCAGATGGGCCTTGAAAACAACGCCAGCCAGCGTGCACCCCCAACCCCGCCCGTGATATGACGCAGCCCACAAAGCAATAATTACGGCGAgctcctcatcttcatcttcgAAAATGAGAAAATGCGCAAGCTGTCAAAATGAACATAAACAAGCAATGCTCAGAAAGAGCCAATCAAACGCACTGTAGCTTGATGTCGAGGGTCTTTgaatttctgtgtgtgtgtgtgcgtgcagaaaAGGCAAGGGAGCACCTGCACAAAAGTGGCCGTTTCATCGTGATCGGAGGGATCATTTCGCCGGTGCACGACTCGTATGGGAAAGCTGTGAGTAGGCCGAAACatgttgttgttgatgatgaCTGGACGTGGGGGGGAGCTTGAAATCCAACGTGAGGGGTAGAACAGGCCAGGTTAGCACACTGGTCCCTTCTGATCTGCCGCCATGATGTCGTTGTGTcatcctttgggaactttggggaGGGTTGACACAATGGTGCCAAATTGAAATTGTCGTCGTGTGCCGCTCAGGGCCTGGTGTCCAGCAGGCATCGTCTGACCATGTGTCAGCTGGCCGTGCAGTCGTCCGATTGGATCAGGTTAGtcgcccgccgccgcctccgccgccCGCGCTAAAGCCTCCTCCCGTGGCCGCAGGGTCGACCCCTGGGAGTGTTACCAGGAGACTTGGCAGCCCACCTGCAGCGTCCTGGAGCACCACCGAGATCTGATGAAGGTGAGGCTTCCTTTAACACCTAGCATCCAGGCCATGTGCGGGAATCCTAGGCGCAGGAATTCCCGGCTGGATTTGCTTCCCAATGATGTCCTTGCCCTCCTAGCGAGTGACGGGTTGCATTCTGTCCAACGTCAACACGCCGTCGTCCACGCCCGTCGTCGGACAACCGCAGACGCGGTCTCCGCCCCTTTACCAGAACCGCAACAACCTGAACCGCAAGGCCACTTCGGGTAAGTCTGCCAGCAACGATGGCAACGAGGACTGTGACGAGGTATTTCCGGTTTGCAGTGAAACTTTGGGGGAAGCTGAGCGAGAGTTTGGGCAAAGTGTGCTGCGTGCGTCCTCACATGGAACGCTTCGCCTTCATCGGTGAGTGTGGGCAACGCCCATCCCAGTTTTGCGCGCCTTTGTCGCTGACTTTCACCTTGCTGGCCTTAGATGAAAACGCCAACTTGGGACCCAGCCTGACGTATGAGGAGATCGGTGAGTAGTGGTGGTGCGACGTGTGTACAAGTGCTTGACTGAGGGCGTGTCtcattccttcctccctcccgcccttccttccttcctgctgCCTCCCTTCGACTGTGGCGTGTAGAGTTGCGCATCTTGCTCCTGTGTGGAAGTGACCTCCTAGAATCCTTCTGCATCCCTGGCCTGTGGAAGGACAGTGATGTAAGCACCCCCCACCCTTCCTACCTCAGCCCGTCTTTTCCGTCACCACCCGCATAAAAGAGTTCTGCAGATCACATGTTGAGTCGACCGAAGGTCAGCGAGCGTGTGTGTCCGCGTTTGCAGATGGAGGTAATCGTCGGCGACTTCGGCCTGGTGGTGGTCCCTCGTGACGGCGCCAACACAGAGCGCATCATGAAGCAGTCGCCGGTGCTACGCAAACACCAGGTTGGCTCTCGTGTCCCGGGTTCCGCCGCCACTTTCTGACCCGCCGTCGTCTGCCCTCTCTCAGGACAACATTGTGGTGGTTGAGGACAACGGCGAGCATCCCATGGCGCAGGTCAGCTCCACCAAGAGCAGGTGAGCTAAACGGCCAAATTTAGAGGAAGGATCAGCGACGTGCAAGGCGGTGAGGGAGAGGAGGGAGTCGGTTGTTGTCAGACCTCCAGGGGGCACAACGCAAAAATATACGGTACTGGTTGTGACGGGTCTGTGGCTGTTGTGCGCAGGCTGGCGCTGCAGCACGGCGACGGACACGTGGTGGACTACCTGTGTCAGCCCGTCATCGACTACATCCTCAACACGCAGCTTTACATCAAGGCCtcgggatagagac is a genomic window containing:
- the nmnat2 gene encoding nicotinamide/nicotinic acid mononucleotide adenylyltransferase 2; this translates as MPESSKSHVILLSCGSFNPITKGHIHMFEKAREHLHKSGRFIVIGGIISPVHDSYGKAGLVSSRHRLTMCQLAVQSSDWIRVDPWECYQETWQPTCSVLEHHRDLMKRVTGCILSNVNTPSSTPVVGQPQTRSPPLYQNRNNLNRKATSVKLWGKLSESLGKVCCVRPHMERFAFIDENANLGPSLTYEEIELRILLLCGSDLLESFCIPGLWKDSDMEVIVGDFGLVVVPRDGANTERIMKQSPVLRKHQDNIVVVEDNGEHPMAQVSSTKSRLALQHGDGHVVDYLCQPVIDYILNTQLYIKASG